In Solanum stenotomum isolate F172 chromosome 6, ASM1918654v1, whole genome shotgun sequence, one DNA window encodes the following:
- the LOC125867060 gene encoding CBL-interacting protein kinase 18-like — MEKKGNVLMQKYDLGRLLGQGNFAKVYYGRNLETGQSVAIKVIDKEKVLKAGLIEQTKREISVMALVEHPNVLQLYEVMATKSKIYLVIEHAKGGELFKKLTKGRLKEKLARKYFQQLISAVECCHSRDVYHRDLKPENVLLDENGNLKVSDFGLSALAESKRQDGLLHTTCGTPAYVAPEVITRKGYDGAKADIWSCGVILFVLLAGYLPFQDSNLMEIYRKIKQAEFKCPNWFPPEVRKLLSKILDPNPRTRISIAKIKESSWFKKGLESRNAVAKVEEKEKFSLDANATIQDCTHNSISPSVSKLELLKPSNLNAFDIISLSSGFDLSGLFITKDQKEDLQFISTKPASSIISKLEEVGRNLKLEVMKKEAGSMRLEGSGEGRYGTLSIDTEIYEITPSFHLVELKKSYGDKVEYQKMLKQVIRPALEEIVWAWQGEQPANR; from the coding sequence ATGGAGAAAAAAGGAAATGTACTGATGCAAAAATATGATTTGGGGAGATTATTAGGTCAAGGCAACTTTGCTAAGGTTTATTACGGAAGGAATCTTGAAACGGGACAGAGTGTAGCCATTAAGGTAATTGACAAAGAGAAGGTTCTTAAGGCCGGACTGATTGAACAGACGAAGAGAGAGATATCTGTTATGGCACTAGTTGAACATCCAAATGTTCTACAGCTATACGAGGTCATGGCAACTAAATCTAAGATTTATTTAGTCATTGAACATGCCAAAGGCGGTGAGCTTTTCAAAAAGTTGACAAAGGGGAGGCTCAAGGAAAAATTAGCTAGGAAGTACTTTCAGCAATTGATTAGCGCTGTTGAATGTTGCCACAGTCGAGATGTTTATCACCGTGATCTGAAACCAGAAAATGTGCTTCTAGATGAGAATGGAAATCTTAAGGTATCAGACTTTGGATTAAGCGCCTTGGCTGAGTCTAAGAGGCAGGATGGCTTACTCCACACAACATGTGGAACCCCAGCTTACGTTGCACCTGAGGTGATCACTCGAAAAGGATATGATGGCGCCAAAGCTGATATCTGGTCTTGTGGGGTGATCTTATTTGTTTTGCTAGCCGGTTATCTTCCATTCCAAGACTCAAATCTTATGGAGATTTATAGGAAGATAAAGCAGGCTGAGTTCAAATGTCCTAATTGGTTCCCACCAGAAGTGCGGAAATTACTTTCTAAAATCCTTGATCCAAACCCTCGTACAAGGATTTCCATAGCAAAGATAAAGGAAAGCTCATGGTTCAAGAAAGGTTTGGAGTCTAGAAACGCGGTAGCCAAAgtagaagaaaaggaaaagtttAGCCTAGACGCCAACGCTACTATTCAAGATTGTACACATAACAGTATCTCTCCCTCTGTGTCAAAGCTAGAGTTGCTAAAACCGTCAAATCTAAATGCATTTGATATAATCTCTCTTTCAAGTGGATTTGACTTGTCCGGTTTATTCATAACAAAGGATCAGAAGGAAGACTTGCAATTCATTTCAACGAAGCCTGCCTCTTCTATCATATCCAAACTTGAGGAAGTTGGGAGGAATCTAAAGCTGGAAGTAATGAAGAAAGAAGCTGGATCTATGAGATTAGAGGGATCGGGTGAGGGTAGATACGGGACTTTGTCCATCGATActgaaatatatgaaattacTCCGTCCTTCCACTTGGTTGAGCTGAAAAAGTCATATGGTGATAAGGTAGAGTACCAAAAGATGCTGAAACAAGTTATAAGACCTGCTCTGGAGGAAATTGTTTGGGCTTGGCAAGGCGAGCAGCCAGCTAATCGTTAG
- the LOC125867803 gene encoding extensin-2-like, with product MGSFGKLGPWPLLAFTLAICLVASTAVADYSYGYTSPSPSKYYKSPSPSKHQVPSSYYKKPIKPVEHYPSHYYKSPTPSKYHSHSYKHSPSHYYKSPAPSKYHSHVTVTYKHSPSHYYKSPAPSKHNYKSPSPIKYYKSHVPSVPYYKPSPSYYKSSPPPPPKYIEKSPTYYKSPPPAYYKPSPSYKSPPPPPKYVKKSPTYYKSPPPPPYYKPSPSYKSPPPPPKYIEKSPTYYKSPPPPYYKPSPSYYKSSPPPPKYVEKSPVYYKSPPPPYYKPSPSYYKSPPLPPKYVEKSPTYYKSPPPPYYKSSPSYYKSPPPPPKYVEKSPVYYKSPPPPYYKPSPSYYKSSPPPPKYVEKSPAYYKSPPPPYYKPSPSYYKSPPPPPKYIEKSPANYKSSPPPYYKSSPSYYKSPPPPPKYVEKSPTYYKSPPPPYYKPSPSYYKSPPPPPKYIEKSPANYKSPPPPYYKSSPSYYKSPPPPPKYVEKSPTYYKSPPPPYYKSSPSYYKSPPPPPKYIEKSPTYYKSPPPPYYKSSPSYYKSPPPPPKYIEKSPPPPYYKPSLSYYKSPPPPPKYIEKSSVYYKSPPPPYYKPSPSYYKSPSPPPKYIEKSPVYYKSPAPTYYSSPPPPTNYYKQTPTYTSPPPPAKYQQSPTYSSPPPPPTYY from the coding sequence ATGGGAAGCTTTGGGAAATTGGGGCCTTGGCCTCTACTTGCATTTACTTTGGCAATTTGCTTAGTAGCCAGCACTGCTGTTGCTGATTATTCTTATGGTTACACTTCTCCCTCTCCTTCAAAGTACTACAAGTCCCCTTCTCCGTCAAAACATCAAGTGCCCTCTTCTTACTACAAGAAACCAATAAAACCTGTTGAACATTATCCATCACACTACTACAAGTCGCCTACTCCATCAAAGTACCATAGCCATTCATATAAACATTCTCCATCCCACTATTACAAGTCGCCTGCTCCTTCAAAGTATCATAGCCATGTAACGGTCACTTATAAACATTCTCCATCACACTATTACAAATCACCTGCTCCTTCAAAGCACAACTACAAGTCTCCATCGCCAATTAAGTATTACAAGTCTCATGTTCCTTCAGTACCATACTACAAACCATCTCCATCTTACTACAAATCTTCTCCACCTCCACCACCAAAATACATTGAGAAATCACCAACTTACTATAAGTCACCTCCTCCAGCGTACTACAAACCATCTCCATCTTACAaatctcctcctcctccaccaAAGTACGTCAAGAAATCACCAACATACTATAAATCACCTCCTCCTCCACCATACTACAAACCATCTCCATCTTACAAATCCcctccacctccaccaaagTACATCGAGAAGTCACCAACATACTATAAATCACCTCCCCCACCATACTACAAACCATCTCCATCTTACTACAAATCTTCGCCACCTCCACCAAAGTACGTCGAGAAGTCACCAGTTTACTACAAGTCACCCCCTCCACCATACTACAAGCCATCTCCATCTTACTACAAATCCCCGCCACTTCCACCAAAGTACGTCGAGAAATCACCAACTTACTACAAGTCACCCCCTCCACCATACTACAAGTCATCTCCATCTTACTACAAATCCccaccacctccaccaaagTATGTTGAGAAATCTCCAGTTTACTACAAGTCACCCCCTCCACCATACTACAAGCCATCTCCATCTTACTACAAATCCTCTCCACCTCCACCAAAGTACGTCGAGAAATCACCAGCATACTACAAGTCACCCCCTCCACCATACTACAAGCCATCTCCGTCTTACTACAAATCCCCTCCACCTCCACCAAAATATATTGAGAAGTCACCAGCCAATTACAAGTCATCCCCTCCACCGTACTACAAGTCATCTCCATCTTACTACAAATCCcctccacctccaccaaagTATGTCGAGAAATCACCAACCTACTACAAGTCACCCCCTCCACCATACTACAAGCCATCTCCGTCTTACTACAAATCCCCTCCACCTCCACCAAAATATATTGAGAAGTCACCAGCCAATTACAAGTCACCCCCTCCACCGTACTACAAGTCATCTCCTTCTTACTACAAATCCcctccacctccaccaaagTACGTCGAGAAATCACCAACCTACTACAAGTCACCCCCTCCACCATACTACAAGTCGTCTCCATCATACTACAAATCCcctccacctccaccaaagTACATTGAGAAGTCACCAACTTACTACAAGTCACCCCCTCCACCATACTACAAGTCGTCTCCATCATACTACAAATCCcctccacctccaccaaagTACATTGAGAAGTCACCCCCTCCACCGTACTACAAGCCATCTCTATCTTATTACAAATCCcctccacctccaccaaagTACATCGAGAAGTCATCAGTCTACTACAAGTCACCTCCTCCACCATACTACAAGCCATCTCCATCTTATTACAAATCCCCGTCACCTCCACCAAAGTACATCGAGAAGTCACCAGTCTACTACAAGTCACCCGCTCCAACGTACTACAgttcaccaccaccaccaacaaaCTACTACAAGCAAACACCCACGTATACCTCACCTCCTCCACCAGCAAAGTACCAACAATCTCCTACCTATAGTTCACCTCCACCCCCACCAACCTACTACTGA